A single region of the Polymorphum gilvum SL003B-26A1 genome encodes:
- the paaD gene encoding 1,2-phenylacetyl-CoA epoxidase subunit PaaD, whose amino-acid sequence MTAAARLPSVEDIWGWLEEVPDPEIPVLSLVDLGVIRSIGWDGGRLVVKVTPTYSGCPATSVINFEIEKALRDHGITDLVLERQLSPAWTTDWISESGREKLRAYGIAPPVAGTAVCGSGGQADPVVACPRCGSTDTAQVSRFGSTPCKAAYRCNACLEPFDYFKCI is encoded by the coding sequence ATGACGGCCGCGGCTCGCCTGCCGAGCGTCGAGGACATCTGGGGCTGGCTGGAGGAGGTGCCGGATCCGGAAATTCCGGTCCTGTCTCTCGTCGACCTCGGCGTCATCCGGTCCATTGGCTGGGACGGCGGCCGGCTGGTGGTCAAGGTGACGCCGACCTATTCGGGCTGCCCGGCGACCAGCGTCATCAATTTCGAGATCGAGAAGGCGCTGCGCGACCACGGTATAACGGACCTTGTGCTCGAACGGCAGCTGTCGCCGGCCTGGACAACCGACTGGATCAGCGAGAGCGGGCGCGAGAAGCTGCGCGCCTATGGCATCGCGCCGCCGGTCGCCGGGACGGCCGTCTGCGGCAGCGGCGGCCAAGCGGATCCGGTCGTCGCCTGTCCGCGCTGCGGCTCGACCGACACGGCCCAGGTCAGCCGGTTCGGCTCGACCCCCTGCAAGGCGGCCTACCGATGCAATGCCTGCCTGGAGCCGTTCGACTACTTCAAGTGCATCTGA
- the paaZ gene encoding phenylacetic acid degradation bifunctional protein PaaZ, translating into MSLGTADLRPLESYVRGQWVRGAGSGQVLRDAATGAAVARIDASGIDFAEVLAHGRTKGGPALRAMTFHQRAGLLKDLAKLLMDAKEEFYALSSATGATRTDGWIDIEGGIGTLFAYSSLGRRQLPNTHLLIDGDPESLAKDGSFAGQHILAPLEGAAVHINAFNFPCWGMLEKLAPTLLAGMPALVKPASQTAYLTELMVRHIIDSGILPEGALQLVCGSVGDLLDHVTCQDVVTFTGSAATGRRLRTHQRIVDASVRFTMEADSLNAAILGPDAGPGSEEFDLFVREVVREMTVKAGQKCTAIRRVLVPRGACEAVISALGARLGKTSLGNPAEEGVRMGPLASLTQREEVRARIALLRTEAELAYGHPDKVAVVSGDPDRGAFLNPVLLYCDKPASSTTVHEVEAFGPVATVLPYDTLEEAVELARRGGGSLVASVFTNDATVAREAVAGLAPWHGRVMIGNRASAKTSTGHGSPLPVLIHGGPGRAGGGEEMGGVRGVTHFLQRCAVQGAPDLVTAVAGRWIRGAATRSDGVHPFRKSLAEIEIGDQLITGTRTVTLEDIEHFAEFTGDTFYAHMDEAAAKANPFFDGRVAHGYFVVSVAAGLFVQPDPGPVLANYGVDNLRFLTPVYPGDTLQVALTCKEINPREGADYGEVRWDATVTNQNGAVVAQYDVLTLVAKTWP; encoded by the coding sequence ATGAGCCTTGGAACCGCAGACCTGCGTCCTCTTGAAAGCTATGTCCGCGGCCAGTGGGTGCGCGGCGCCGGCAGCGGCCAGGTGCTGCGCGACGCTGCGACCGGTGCGGCTGTCGCGCGCATCGATGCCTCCGGCATCGATTTCGCCGAGGTGCTCGCGCATGGCCGCACCAAGGGCGGGCCTGCGCTGCGCGCCATGACCTTCCACCAGCGCGCCGGGCTGCTGAAGGATCTCGCCAAGCTGCTGATGGACGCCAAGGAGGAGTTCTATGCGCTGTCCTCGGCAACCGGTGCGACCCGCACCGACGGCTGGATCGACATCGAAGGCGGCATCGGCACGCTGTTCGCCTATTCCTCGCTCGGCCGCCGGCAACTGCCGAACACGCATCTGCTGATCGACGGCGACCCGGAGAGCCTGGCCAAGGACGGCAGCTTCGCGGGCCAGCACATCCTGGCGCCGCTGGAAGGCGCCGCCGTCCATATCAACGCGTTCAATTTCCCGTGCTGGGGCATGCTGGAAAAGCTCGCGCCGACGCTGCTCGCCGGCATGCCGGCGCTGGTCAAGCCTGCGAGCCAGACCGCCTATCTGACCGAGCTGATGGTCCGGCATATCATCGATAGCGGCATTCTGCCGGAAGGGGCGCTGCAACTGGTGTGCGGCTCGGTCGGCGATCTGCTCGATCACGTCACCTGCCAGGACGTGGTCACCTTCACCGGCTCGGCGGCGACCGGACGGCGGTTGCGCACGCATCAGCGCATCGTCGACGCCTCGGTCCGCTTCACGATGGAGGCCGATTCCCTCAACGCCGCGATCCTCGGTCCCGACGCGGGACCGGGCAGCGAGGAGTTCGACCTGTTCGTGCGGGAGGTGGTCCGCGAGATGACCGTCAAGGCGGGGCAGAAATGCACCGCGATCCGGCGCGTGCTGGTGCCGCGTGGCGCATGCGAGGCGGTGATCTCGGCGCTCGGCGCTCGGCTCGGCAAGACCAGCCTCGGCAACCCGGCCGAGGAGGGTGTGCGCATGGGGCCGCTGGCGAGCCTGACCCAGCGCGAGGAGGTGCGCGCGCGCATCGCGCTGCTGCGCACCGAGGCCGAACTCGCCTACGGCCATCCGGACAAGGTCGCGGTCGTGTCGGGCGACCCGGACCGCGGCGCGTTCCTCAATCCGGTGCTGCTCTATTGCGATAAGCCGGCGTCGAGCACGACGGTTCACGAGGTCGAAGCCTTCGGGCCGGTCGCCACCGTCCTTCCCTACGACACGCTGGAGGAGGCGGTCGAACTGGCCCGGCGCGGCGGCGGCAGCCTCGTCGCCTCCGTGTTCACCAACGATGCGACGGTCGCTCGCGAGGCGGTCGCCGGCCTTGCGCCCTGGCACGGACGGGTGATGATCGGCAACCGGGCCAGCGCGAAGACCTCGACCGGCCATGGTTCGCCGCTGCCGGTGCTCATCCACGGCGGCCCGGGTCGGGCCGGCGGCGGCGAGGAGATGGGCGGCGTGCGCGGGGTCACCCATTTCCTGCAGCGCTGCGCGGTCCAGGGTGCACCGGACCTCGTGACGGCGGTCGCCGGACGCTGGATCCGGGGTGCCGCGACGCGCAGCGACGGCGTGCATCCGTTCCGCAAGTCGCTGGCGGAGATTGAGATCGGCGACCAGCTGATCACGGGCACGCGCACCGTGACGCTGGAGGATATCGAGCATTTCGCCGAGTTCACCGGCGACACCTTCTATGCCCATATGGACGAGGCGGCGGCGAAGGCCAATCCGTTCTTCGACGGGCGGGTGGCGCACGGCTATTTCGTCGTTTCGGTGGCGGCCGGCCTGTTCGTGCAGCCGGACCCGGGGCCGGTGCTGGCCAACTACGGCGTCGACAATCTGCGCTTCCTGACGCCGGTCTATCCGGGCGACACGCTGCAGGTCGCGCTGACCTGCAAGGAGATCAATCCGCGCGAGGGGGCCGACTACGGCGAGGTGCGCTGGGACGCCACGGTGACCAACCAGAACGGCGCGGTGGTGGCGCAATACGACGTGCTGACGTTGGTCGCCAAGACATGGCCCTGA
- a CDS encoding TetR/AcrR family transcriptional regulator: protein MARTRAADYDDKRNAILNRSAALFAAKGIDRAAMSEVARACGVSKALLYHYYASKEDLVFDIIHAHLSELDEAIAEADAPDLAPDQRLRALVRRTLEAYRDANDKHKVQLAGVPALPADKAEAIKAIERRIVRRYSDALLAVNPDLNRDRPLLRPVTMSLLGMLNWVYMWFRPDGPISREDYADIAATLVLEGVKAVR from the coding sequence ATGGCCCGCACCCGCGCTGCCGACTACGACGACAAACGCAACGCCATCCTCAACCGCTCGGCGGCGCTGTTCGCCGCAAAGGGCATCGACCGCGCCGCCATGTCGGAGGTCGCGCGCGCCTGCGGCGTGTCCAAGGCGCTGCTCTACCACTATTACGCCAGCAAGGAAGACCTGGTCTTCGACATCATCCACGCCCACCTGTCGGAGCTCGACGAGGCGATCGCAGAGGCCGACGCGCCCGACCTCGCCCCCGACCAGCGCCTGCGCGCCCTGGTGCGCCGAACGCTCGAGGCCTATCGCGACGCCAACGACAAGCACAAGGTCCAGCTCGCCGGCGTGCCCGCCCTGCCCGCCGACAAGGCAGAGGCGATCAAGGCCATCGAGCGGCGCATCGTGCGCCGCTATTCCGACGCCCTCCTCGCCGTCAACCCCGACCTCAACCGCGACCGCCCGCTGCTGCGCCCGGTCACCATGAGCCTGCTCGGCATGCTCAACTGGGTCTACATGTGGTTCCGGCCCGACGGACCCATCTCGCGCGAGGACTACGCCGACATCGCCGCAACCCTCGTCCTCGAAGGCGTCAAGGCCGTCCGCTGA
- the paaI gene encoding hydroxyphenylacetyl-CoA thioesterase PaaI: MSPQELAEASARAMWADDTATQELGISLDRIGPGTATLSMTVTPAMTNGHKTGHGGFIFALADSAFAFACNSYNQRTVAQHCSITYLAPARAGDRLTAIATETARGGRSGLYDVRVINQNGDHVAEFRGHSRTVKGTHLPGPTID, encoded by the coding sequence ATGAGCCCTCAGGAACTCGCCGAGGCGAGTGCACGGGCCATGTGGGCAGACGACACCGCCACACAGGAACTCGGCATCAGCCTCGACCGGATCGGCCCCGGCACGGCGACGCTGTCCATGACCGTGACGCCGGCCATGACCAACGGTCACAAGACCGGCCATGGCGGCTTCATCTTCGCCCTCGCCGATTCCGCCTTCGCCTTCGCCTGCAACAGCTACAACCAGCGTACCGTCGCCCAGCACTGCTCGATCACCTACCTGGCCCCCGCGCGCGCCGGCGACCGACTCACCGCAATCGCCACCGAAACAGCACGCGGCGGCCGCAGCGGTCTCTACGACGTCCGGGTGATCAACCAGAACGGCGACCACGTGGCCGAATTTCGCGGCCATTCGCGCACCGTCAAGGGCACCCATCTGCCGGGACCGACCATCGACTAG
- the paaG gene encoding 2-(1,2-epoxy-1,2-dihydrophenyl)acetyl-CoA isomerase PaaG — translation MQDTVLVDVSAGVARLTLNRPDKLNAFNDAQHRALRDALQAAAGDGSVRAILLTGAGRAFCAGQDLGDRDPSKMSGTPDLGDTLERFYNPLVRLIRSIEKPVVCAVNGVAAGAGANIALACDIVLAARSARFIQAFSKIGLIPDSGGTWSLARLVGEARAKGLALTGMPLSAEQAADWGLIWKAVDDDALMSEAESLAAGFAGGPTIGLGLTKQAIQAAATNSLDAQLDLERDLQREAGATSDYAEGVAAFLAKRPPAFTGRRS, via the coding sequence ATGCAGGACACCGTCCTGGTCGACGTATCGGCCGGGGTCGCACGGCTGACGCTCAATCGGCCCGATAAGCTGAATGCTTTCAACGATGCCCAGCACCGCGCGCTCCGCGACGCGTTGCAGGCGGCGGCCGGCGACGGTTCGGTCCGCGCCATTCTGCTGACCGGAGCCGGCCGGGCGTTCTGCGCCGGCCAGGATCTCGGCGACCGGGACCCGTCCAAGATGTCCGGCACGCCCGATCTCGGCGACACGCTGGAGCGGTTCTACAACCCGCTGGTGCGCCTGATCCGATCGATCGAGAAGCCGGTCGTGTGCGCCGTCAACGGCGTTGCCGCCGGCGCGGGGGCCAACATCGCGCTTGCCTGCGACATCGTGCTGGCGGCGCGGTCGGCGCGGTTCATCCAGGCCTTCAGCAAGATCGGCCTCATTCCCGATTCCGGCGGCACCTGGTCGCTGGCGCGCCTCGTCGGCGAGGCGCGCGCCAAGGGGCTTGCCCTGACCGGGATGCCGCTCAGCGCCGAACAGGCCGCCGACTGGGGCCTGATCTGGAAAGCCGTCGACGACGACGCCCTGATGAGCGAAGCCGAGAGCCTCGCCGCCGGCTTTGCCGGTGGCCCGACCATCGGTCTCGGCCTAACCAAGCAGGCGATCCAGGCGGCTGCCACCAATTCGCTCGATGCCCAGCTCGACCTCGAACGCGATCTGCAGCGCGAGGCCGGCGCCACCTCGGACTACGCCGAGGGCGTCGCCGCGTTCCTGGCCAAGCGCCCGCCCGCCTTCACCGGGAGGCGCTCGTGA
- the paaE gene encoding 1,2-phenylacetyl-CoA epoxidase subunit PaaE, whose product MAQFYPLSVADVRRETRDAVVVTLMPRDEDRPVFDFIQGQYLTFRRLFDGEELRRSYSICAARGEPALKVGIKRVDGGCFSTWANEDLKVGDVLEAMPPMGSFHSALEPERAKTYLGFAGGSGITPLLSIIKTVLTAEPKSDFTLVYGNRSINAIMFREELEDLKNLYLGRLNVIHVLESEAQDIDLFAGRVDADKCAALFGSWIQVEKADQAFICGPEPMMLAVSAALRAHGMPENRVKFELFASGQPGRARRRAAATGEAEKGDVCTATITVDGATRVVEMPKHGQSLLEAALGADLDAPYACKAGICSTCRAMVVEGEVEMEANYALEDYEVRRGYVLTCQCYPVTDRVVVDYDR is encoded by the coding sequence ATGGCGCAGTTCTATCCCCTGAGCGTTGCCGATGTCCGGCGCGAGACCCGCGACGCCGTCGTGGTGACGCTCATGCCGCGCGACGAGGACCGGCCGGTCTTCGACTTCATCCAGGGCCAATACCTGACCTTCCGGCGCCTGTTCGACGGTGAGGAACTGCGCCGGTCCTATTCGATCTGCGCGGCGCGCGGCGAACCGGCCCTGAAGGTCGGCATCAAGCGCGTCGACGGCGGTTGCTTTTCGACCTGGGCCAACGAGGACCTGAAAGTTGGCGACGTGCTGGAGGCGATGCCGCCGATGGGGTCGTTCCACAGCGCACTGGAGCCGGAGCGGGCGAAGACCTACCTCGGCTTTGCCGGCGGCAGCGGCATCACGCCGCTGCTCAGCATCATCAAGACGGTTCTCACGGCCGAACCGAAGTCCGATTTCACGCTGGTCTACGGCAACCGCTCGATCAACGCGATCATGTTCCGCGAGGAACTGGAGGACCTGAAGAACCTCTATCTCGGTCGCCTCAACGTCATTCACGTGCTGGAGAGCGAGGCGCAGGACATCGATCTGTTCGCCGGACGGGTCGACGCGGACAAATGCGCGGCGCTGTTCGGATCCTGGATCCAGGTCGAGAAGGCGGACCAGGCCTTCATCTGCGGTCCCGAACCGATGATGCTGGCGGTTTCCGCGGCGCTTAGGGCGCATGGCATGCCGGAGAACCGGGTCAAGTTCGAACTGTTCGCCAGCGGTCAGCCGGGGCGCGCGCGCCGGCGCGCCGCCGCGACCGGCGAGGCGGAAAAGGGTGACGTCTGCACCGCGACCATCACGGTCGACGGGGCCACACGGGTGGTGGAGATGCCCAAGCATGGCCAGTCGCTGCTGGAGGCCGCGCTCGGCGCCGATCTCGACGCGCCCTATGCCTGCAAGGCCGGCATCTGCTCGACCTGCCGGGCCATGGTGGTGGAGGGCGAGGTCGAGATGGAAGCGAACTATGCGCTTGAGGACTACGAGGTGCGGCGCGGCTACGTGCTGACCTGCCAGTGCTATCCGGTCACCGACAGGGTCGTGGTCGACTACGACCGGTGA
- the paaK gene encoding phenylacetate--CoA ligase PaaK codes for MEDLAPRPGDLDPIETASRDEIEALQLARLKATLAHAYANSPFYRARFDAAGVHPDDLRTLSDLSKFPFTVKTDLRDTYPFGMFAVPREQIVRLHASSGTTGKPTVVGYTRRDIDTWADVVARSIRASGGRPGDIVHVAYGYGLFTGGLGAHYGAEKLGCTVVPISGGMTERQVTLIADFRPRIIMVTPSYMLSILDEFRRQGIDPRETSLAVGIFGAEPWTNAMRTEIEQAFDMHAVDIYGLSEVIGPGVANECVETKDGLHIWEDHFYPEIIDPVTGEVLPDGSEGELVFTSLTKEALPIIRYRTRDLTRLLPGTARSMRRMEKITGRSDDMIILRGVNVFPTQIEELILKCRGLAPHFQIELTRDGRLDMMTVNVEATPAQASAEARAASARELAHHIKSVIGVSTKIQVNDPGKVERSLGKARRVVDHRPKS; via the coding sequence ATGGAAGACCTTGCCCCCAGGCCCGGCGACCTGGACCCCATCGAGACCGCCTCGCGCGACGAGATCGAGGCGCTGCAGCTGGCGCGGCTCAAGGCAACGCTTGCCCATGCCTATGCCAATTCGCCCTTCTACCGCGCCCGCTTCGATGCCGCCGGCGTCCATCCGGACGACCTCAGGACCCTGTCCGACCTGTCGAAATTCCCGTTTACCGTGAAGACCGACCTGCGCGACACCTACCCCTTTGGCATGTTCGCCGTCCCGCGTGAGCAGATCGTCCGCCTGCACGCCTCCTCCGGCACAACCGGCAAGCCGACGGTGGTCGGCTACACCCGGCGCGACATCGACACCTGGGCCGACGTGGTCGCCCGCTCGATTCGCGCCTCGGGCGGCCGGCCCGGCGACATCGTCCACGTCGCCTACGGCTACGGCCTGTTCACCGGCGGGCTCGGCGCCCACTACGGCGCCGAGAAGCTCGGCTGCACGGTGGTGCCGATCTCCGGCGGCATGACCGAGCGACAGGTCACGCTGATCGCGGACTTCCGGCCGCGCATCATCATGGTCACGCCCTCCTACATGCTGTCGATCCTCGACGAGTTCCGCCGGCAAGGCATCGACCCGCGCGAAACCTCGCTCGCCGTCGGCATCTTCGGCGCCGAACCCTGGACCAACGCCATGCGCACCGAGATCGAGCAGGCCTTCGACATGCACGCCGTCGACATCTACGGCCTGTCGGAGGTGATCGGGCCCGGCGTCGCCAACGAATGCGTCGAGACCAAGGACGGCCTGCACATCTGGGAAGACCACTTCTATCCCGAGATCATCGATCCGGTTACCGGCGAGGTGCTACCCGACGGCTCGGAGGGCGAACTGGTGTTCACCTCGCTGACCAAGGAGGCCCTGCCGATCATCCGCTACCGCACGCGCGACCTGACCCGCCTGCTGCCCGGCACGGCGCGCTCGATGCGCCGCATGGAAAAAATCACCGGCCGCTCCGACGACATGATCATCCTGCGCGGCGTCAACGTCTTCCCGACTCAGATCGAGGAGCTGATCCTCAAGTGCCGTGGCCTGGCGCCGCATTTCCAGATCGAACTGACGCGCGACGGCCGGCTCGACATGATGACGGTGAATGTCGAGGCGACGCCGGCACAGGCCTCCGCCGAGGCGCGCGCGGCCTCCGCAAGGGAACTCGCCCACCACATCAAGAGCGTGATCGGCGTCAGCACCAAGATCCAGGTGAACGACCCCGGCAAGGTGGAACGGTCGCTCGGCAAGGCCCGGCGCGTCGTCGATCACCGACCCAAATCATAG
- a CDS encoding Phenylacetic acid catabolic protein produces the protein MSDDMTMADYLAGGGKLTSPANVPPRYRAELMRLMASFVDSEMAGSAGFADVINSGPGIKERIAAARIVLEKLDHAEKVLTIMGDFGADTARYATHHPWTSRLARTADIGASRVAGDMRLSVFHYPLEGWTDAVAMNVLMGRATVLQLQELCGVSYQPLTEAFRAILPVETRHADLGVEGLRKILEDPAAVAPVRAALAYWHPKVAATFGSAQSQRFEALRRLGLRSTPNEILQERWRADVAGILSDLGLPAL, from the coding sequence ATGAGCGACGACATGACCATGGCGGACTACCTGGCGGGAGGCGGCAAGCTGACCTCGCCGGCCAACGTCCCGCCGCGCTACCGCGCCGAGCTGATGCGGCTGATGGCGAGTTTCGTGGACAGCGAGATGGCCGGATCGGCGGGCTTCGCCGACGTCATCAACTCCGGGCCCGGCATCAAGGAACGCATCGCCGCCGCGCGCATCGTGCTGGAAAAGCTGGATCATGCGGAGAAGGTGTTGACGATCATGGGTGACTTCGGCGCCGATACCGCGCGCTATGCCACCCACCATCCATGGACGTCGCGGCTGGCGCGGACGGCCGACATCGGCGCGAGCCGCGTCGCCGGCGACATGCGGCTCAGCGTGTTCCACTATCCGCTCGAGGGCTGGACGGATGCCGTCGCCATGAACGTCCTGATGGGCCGTGCGACGGTGCTCCAGCTCCAGGAGCTGTGCGGGGTGTCCTATCAGCCGCTCACCGAGGCGTTCCGCGCGATCCTGCCGGTGGAGACCCGGCACGCCGACCTCGGCGTCGAAGGACTGCGCAAGATCCTCGAGGATCCGGCGGCGGTCGCGCCAGTGCGTGCGGCGCTGGCCTACTGGCATCCGAAGGTCGCCGCGACCTTCGGCAGCGCGCAGTCGCAGCGCTTCGAGGCACTGCGTCGCCTCGGCCTGCGCAGCACGCCTAACGAAATCCTGCAGGAACGCTGGCGCGCCGACGTCGCCGGCATCCTGTCCGACCTGGGCCTGCCGGCCCTTTGA